A single genomic interval of Psychroserpens sp. NJDZ02 harbors:
- the ruvC gene encoding crossover junction endodeoxyribonuclease RuvC, whose protein sequence is MSKEQIILGIDPGTTIMGFGLIKVVNKKMSLLQLNELDLKKYDDHYLKLKLIFERTIELIETYHPDEIAIEAPFFGKNVQSMLKLGRAQGVAMAAGLSREVPITEYAPKKIKMAITGSGNASKEQVAKMLQSMLGIKTLPKNLDSMDGLGAAVCHFYNQGRVEIGKSYSGWASFVKQNEKRVKK, encoded by the coding sequence ATGAGCAAAGAGCAAATTATATTAGGAATCGATCCGGGGACAACGATTATGGGGTTTGGTTTGATAAAGGTGGTCAATAAAAAAATGAGTTTATTGCAGTTGAATGAATTAGACTTAAAAAAATATGATGATCATTATCTAAAACTGAAACTTATTTTTGAACGTACCATTGAGTTGATTGAAACATATCATCCAGATGAGATTGCTATTGAAGCGCCCTTCTTTGGGAAAAATGTACAAAGTATGCTTAAGTTAGGTCGGGCACAAGGTGTGGCTATGGCGGCTGGGTTGTCGCGAGAAGTTCCGATTACTGAGTATGCACCCAAAAAAATTAAAATGGCCATTACAGGAAGCGGAAACGCGAGTAAAGAACAGGTTGCAAAAATGTTGCAAAGCATGTTAGGAATTAAAACCTTACCAAAAAATCTAGATTCAATGGATGGACTTGGAGCAGCTGTGTGTCATTTTTATAATCAAGGTCGTGTAGAGATAGGAAAGAGTTATTCTGGTTGGGCAAGTTTTGTTAAACAGAATGAAAAACGAGTTAAAAAGTAA
- a CDS encoding outer membrane beta-barrel protein produces MLSTIKHYCIILMTVLAVSTASAQLETSKWKALVSLGINSPSQGGVVAPFEASTINFPTINLGLQRMFTPQLGAKLDFGYNRFANADDTPEFKTNYTRINLQFVYDGTRFFSFLPIDTGVVFHAGPGYSMIKPLGDYGNNKTSFLNGMAGLEFHYGLSRSVSAFFDASYIYGFGKDFDPIREGFGSFNGNMLTVTVGVSVSLSGCYTCN; encoded by the coding sequence ATGTTATCTACTATCAAACACTATTGTATTATTCTAATGACTGTTTTAGCAGTAAGTACAGCTAGCGCACAATTAGAAACAAGTAAATGGAAAGCCTTAGTTTCTTTGGGTATTAATAGTCCGTCGCAAGGAGGGGTGGTTGCTCCCTTTGAAGCCAGTACTATTAACTTTCCGACAATTAATTTAGGGCTTCAACGTATGTTTACACCACAATTGGGTGCTAAATTAGATTTTGGTTATAATCGTTTTGCAAATGCAGATGATACACCAGAATTTAAAACTAATTATACCCGTATTAATTTACAGTTCGTATACGATGGGACTAGATTTTTTAGCTTTTTACCAATTGATACAGGTGTTGTTTTTCATGCTGGTCCAGGCTATTCTATGATTAAACCTTTAGGAGATTACGGTAATAATAAAACCTCGTTTTTAAACGGAATGGCGGGATTAGAATTTCATTATGGGCTTAGTCGATCAGTTTCGGCTTTTTTTGATGCGTCCTATATTTATGGGTTTGGAAAAGATTTTGATCCAATTAGAGAAGGTTTCGGGTCGTTTAATGGAAATATGTTAACTGTAACTGTAGGTGTGTCAGTGTCGTTAAGTGGTTGTTATACTTGTAATTAA